A stretch of the Spartinivicinus poritis genome encodes the following:
- a CDS encoding alpha/beta fold hydrolase: MNYSASYSLVLIPGWSMPAATLESLADSLSAEWPVTVLKWPTELEVWQYQDRLLDAMAVQLPEGPVVLVGWSLGGQLASLLAGLITKANGYGVTGYSEAAVWNSFSSKGQGWPFRAVEECAVIPYQTLNLASSTLTQRERRGQAALVTLASNPCFVANQDWPFGMAQPTFNAFQQGFNQLPTKTLKEFCLLVAKGAGKCRATAKRLQQLQPQAGLSNEVLAEGLKLLATLDTRNLLQQLTCPQLHLLGAKDALVNHQLVEWFQKQEIPVDMLANSGHYLMADTVELVSKIKQFAMGCNQ; this comes from the coding sequence GTGAATTATTCAGCATCATATTCCTTAGTATTAATCCCTGGTTGGTCAATGCCTGCAGCTACCCTTGAATCACTTGCTGACTCCTTATCTGCTGAGTGGCCTGTAACGGTTTTAAAGTGGCCTACTGAATTGGAAGTTTGGCAGTACCAAGATCGCTTACTTGATGCGATGGCAGTCCAGTTACCAGAAGGGCCAGTTGTATTGGTGGGCTGGTCATTGGGAGGGCAACTAGCGAGTTTGTTGGCTGGGCTTATAACTAAAGCCAATGGGTATGGGGTAACAGGGTATTCTGAAGCTGCTGTCTGGAACAGCTTTAGCTCTAAAGGCCAAGGATGGCCTTTTAGAGCGGTGGAAGAATGCGCTGTTATTCCATATCAGACACTGAATCTAGCATCATCTACCCTCACCCAGAGGGAGAGGAGGGGGCAAGCGGCCTTAGTTACCTTGGCCAGTAACCCTTGTTTTGTTGCTAACCAAGACTGGCCTTTTGGCATGGCTCAACCAACCTTCAATGCTTTCCAGCAAGGCTTTAATCAATTACCCACTAAAACCCTAAAAGAGTTTTGCTTGTTAGTAGCAAAAGGGGCAGGTAAATGTCGGGCTACAGCAAAACGGCTCCAGCAATTGCAACCTCAGGCAGGTTTGAGCAATGAAGTGCTGGCAGAAGGGCTTAAACTGTTGGCAACTCTCGATACGCGAAATCTGCTTCAGCAGTTAACTTGCCCTCAACTGCATCTATTGGGCGCTAAGGATGCTTTAGTGAACCACCAGTTGGTTGAATGGTTTCAAAAGCAAGAAATACCAGTAGATATGCTTGCTAACTCAGGCCATTACCTAATGGCTGACACAGTCGAGCTGGTCAGTAAAATAAAGCAGTTTGCAATGGGGTGTAATCAGTGA
- the bioC gene encoding malonyl-ACP O-methyltransferase BioC: MKRLDTLDWSWDGPKLLTGEYHPATHESQHSAAGEQAIIDKQKVAAAFSQAAPCYDSAAKLQQQVLKRLVQQLPDLPDNSVIADLGCGTGKGLQQLTQRYSSGQLLGLDLAYGMLAHARSHKRISANWCCGDAEQLPLRASSIDLVFSSLAIQWCQSFPKLLSQIENTLKPGGFFVFSTLTEGTLTELNQAWQQIDHYVHVNTYPSVDWHLQQIQASGFQTVAAINKQEVVYEQNLKVVLQGLKNIGAGTVNGRRRSGLMSREQYQQLTSQYEAFRQSSGLPATYQVFYSILKKPND, translated from the coding sequence ATGAAAAGATTGGATACACTCGACTGGTCATGGGATGGACCAAAGCTATTGACTGGTGAATATCACCCTGCAACTCATGAAAGCCAGCATTCAGCTGCTGGTGAACAAGCCATTATTGATAAACAAAAAGTTGCAGCGGCTTTCAGTCAGGCTGCGCCCTGTTATGACAGTGCTGCAAAGCTGCAGCAACAGGTGTTGAAACGGCTAGTTCAGCAACTGCCGGACTTACCAGATAACTCGGTTATTGCTGATCTAGGTTGTGGTACAGGCAAAGGTTTGCAGCAACTAACCCAGCGTTATTCTTCGGGCCAATTATTAGGTTTGGATTTGGCCTATGGTATGTTAGCCCATGCTCGGTCTCATAAACGTATTTCTGCAAATTGGTGCTGTGGGGATGCAGAGCAACTGCCTTTACGAGCAAGCAGCATTGATTTAGTTTTCTCCAGTCTAGCCATTCAGTGGTGTCAGTCTTTCCCTAAGCTGCTAAGCCAGATAGAAAATACCTTAAAGCCAGGTGGTTTTTTTGTATTCAGCACGCTAACTGAAGGTACGCTAACTGAGCTAAACCAAGCCTGGCAACAGATTGATCACTATGTTCATGTTAATACCTATCCTTCCGTTGATTGGCATCTTCAGCAGATTCAGGCCAGTGGTTTTCAAACAGTTGCAGCGATTAATAAGCAGGAAGTGGTTTATGAGCAAAACCTGAAAGTGGTATTGCAAGGGTTAAAAAATATAGGTGCAGGTACTGTCAATGGAAGGCGTCGATCTGGACTAATGAGCCGTGAGCAGTATCAGCAACTAACGAGCCAGTATGAAGCTTTCCGACAGTCTTCGGGTCTACCAGCTACTTATCAAGTTTTCTATTCAATTTTAAAAAAGCCCAATGACTAA
- the bioD gene encoding dethiobiotin synthase: MTKPFFVTGTDTEVGKTLISCGLLHKAQQQGLTTIGLKPVAAGCTQTANGLQNEDALRLQQCSTVKLPYQQVNPIALEPPIAPHIAAAEINKPIRADRLVGYCRGALMQSADFKLIEGAGGWRVPLNYRETLADVAKQLHCQVILVVGMKLGCINHALLTYEAIMRDGLTVAGWVANQVQPEMSRLEANIETLQQMLPAPCLGVVPYQELPTAERVSEYLTAPSL; the protein is encoded by the coding sequence ATGACTAAACCATTTTTTGTTACTGGTACAGATACTGAAGTAGGCAAAACCCTGATTAGCTGTGGTTTGCTACACAAAGCTCAGCAACAGGGGCTTACCACTATTGGATTAAAGCCTGTGGCCGCTGGATGTACCCAAACGGCTAATGGTTTGCAAAATGAGGATGCGCTTCGGCTACAGCAGTGCTCCACAGTTAAGCTGCCTTATCAGCAGGTCAACCCTATTGCGTTAGAACCACCCATTGCACCACATATAGCGGCGGCTGAAATTAACAAACCCATTCGTGCTGATAGATTAGTTGGTTATTGCCGGGGGGCTTTAATGCAGTCGGCAGACTTTAAGTTAATTGAAGGTGCTGGGGGGTGGCGAGTACCCCTCAATTATCGAGAAACACTAGCCGATGTAGCCAAACAGCTTCATTGCCAAGTGATATTGGTAGTTGGAATGAAGCTAGGCTGTATCAACCATGCCCTATTAACTTATGAAGCCATTATGAGAGATGGTTTAACCGTGGCAGGCTGGGTAGCGAATCAAGTACAGCCTGAGATGTCGCGTTTGGAAGCCAATATCGAAACCCTTCAACAAATGCTGCCAGCACCTTGTCTTGGGGTGGTACCTTATCAAGAGCTGCCTACCGCTGAGAGAGTTAGTGAATACCTAACAGCGCCGAGTTTGTAG